A portion of the Musa acuminata AAA Group cultivar baxijiao chromosome BXJ1-1, Cavendish_Baxijiao_AAA, whole genome shotgun sequence genome contains these proteins:
- the LOC103978489 gene encoding cyclic nucleotide-gated ion channel 4 — translation MSSEESSSRSHEETEEDGSQNKPSESTGACDSHRGRWLHGWALDPCTKWVREWNRIYLLACALGLIVDPLFFYTLSVSGALKCIFVDGWFAVTVTALRCMIDAMHVWNTWLQLKMAYGAKRSEGEEKGEKGGGGNFMPIYVKSKRGFFLDIFVVLPVMQIVTWVGAPALLRRGATTTVMTVFLITFLFEYLPKIYHSVCILRRMQNFSGYVFGTIWWGIALNLMVYFVASHAVGACWYLLGIQRAEKCLRVQCSRVKGCGPKTMACMDPIYYGAATRTRDEARLDWAKNLEAKTRCLDSSDHFQYGAYKWTVSLVTNTNRLEKILLPIFWGLMTLSTFGNLESTTEWLEIVFNIIIITSGLILVTMLIGNIKVFLHATTSKKQAMHLRIRSVEWWMKRRNLTQGIRQRVRQYERQRWAATRGVDECEMIRNFPDGLRRDIKYHLCLDLVRQVPLFQHMDELVLENICDRLKSLIFPKGEVIAREGDPVRRMLFVVRGHLQSSQALRDGIRSCCMLGPGNFSGDELLSWCLRRPFVERLPPSSSTLVTLEPTEAFGLEADDVKYVTQHFRYTFTNEKVKRSARYYSPGWRTWAAVAVQLAWRRYKHRKTLTSLSFIRPRRPLSRCSSLGEEKLRLYTALLTSPKPDQDNFL, via the exons ATGTCGAGTGAAGAGTCAAGCAGTCGCTCCCACGAGGAAACTGAGGAGGATGGAAGCCAGAACAAGCCAAGTGAATCCACCGGAGCTTGTGACTCTCACAGGGGAAGATGGCTGCATGGTTGGGCTTTGGACCCCTGCACTAAATGGGTCCGGGAGTGGAACCGTATCTACCTCCTCGCCTGTGCTCTGGGACTGATCGTGGATCCACTCTTCTTCTACACGTTATCGGTGAGCGGCGCCTTGAAGTGCATCTTCGTCGACGGATGGTTCGCCGTCACCGTGACGGCCTTGCGGTGCATGATCGACGCCATGCACGTCTGGAACACATGGTTGCAGCTTAAGATGGCCTACGGCGCTAAGCGATCCGAGGGGGAAGAGAAAGGCGAGAAAGGTGGAGGGGGAAATTTCATGCCGATCTACGTGAAATCTAAGAGGGGCTTCTTCTTGGATATCTTTGTTGTTCTCCCTGTGATGCAG ATCGTCACATGGGTGGGAGCTCCGGCGCTGCTACGGCGAGGAGCAACGACAACAGTGATGACCGTCTTCCTGATAACGTTCCTCTTCGAGTACCTTCCAAAGATCTACCACTCCGTCTGCATCCTGCGTCGCATGCAGAACTTCTCAGGATATGTGTTTGGGACTATTTGGTGGGGAATTGCTCTAAACTTGATGGTCTACTTCGTCGCATCACAT GCTGTGGGTGCGTGTTGGTACCTGCTGGGAATACAGAGGGCAGAGAAATGCCTGAGAGTGCAATGCAGCCGGGTAAAAGGATGTGGTCCAAAAACAATGGCTTGCATGGATCCCATCTACTATGGTGCGGCAACAAGAACAAGGGATGAAGCCAGGTTGGATTGGGCCAAGAACTTGGAAGCAAAGACTAGATGCCTCGATAGCAGTGACCATTTCCAGTACGGAGCCTACAAGTGGACCGTTTCTCTGGTTACTAACACTAACCGGCTGGAGAAGATACTCCTCCCCATCTTTTGGGGCCTAATGACTCTGAG CACTTTTGGCAACTTGGAGAGCACCACGGAGTGGCTAGAAATTGTCTTCAACATCATCATAATCACAAGCGGTCTCATTCTGGTCACCATGCTCATAGGAAACATCAAG GTATTTCTACACGCGACTACGTCGAAGAAGCAGGCGATGCACTTGCGGATCCGGAGCGTGGAGTGGTGGATGAAGAGGAGGAACTTGACGCAGGGGATCAGGCAGAGAGTGCGGCAGTACGAGCGGCAGAGGTGGGCAGCGACGAGAGGAGTGGATGAGTGCGAGATGATCCGAAATTTCCCGGACGGGCTGAGGAGGGACATCAAGTATCACCTCTGCCTTGATCTCGTTCGGCAG GTCCCTTTGTTCCAACACATGGATGAACTGGTGCTCGAGAACATCTGTGATAGGCTGAAGTCTCTCATCTTCCCTAAAGGGGAAGTG ATTGCCAGAGAAGGTGATCCGGTCCGGAGAATGCTGTTCGTAGTGAGAGGGCACTTGCAGAGCAGTCAAGCCCTGCGAGATGGCATCAGGAGCTGCTGCATGCTGGGGCCTGGAAACTTCAGTGGCGACGAGCTCCTGTCATGGTGCCTGCGGAGGCCGTTCGTGGAGCGACTGCCGCCGTCTTCCTCGACGCTGGTAACCCTGGAGCCGACAGAGGCGTTCGGGCTGGAAGCTGACGACGTGAAGTACGTGACGCAGCACTTCAGGTACACGTTCACCAACGAGAAGGTGAAGAGGAGCGCACGGTACTACTCGCCCGGATGGCGGACGTGGGCGGCGGTGGCGGTGCAGCTTGCGTGGCGGAGGTACAAGCACCGGAAGACCCTCACGTCGCTCTCCTTCATACGACCACGAAGGCCTCTGTCGCGGTGCTCCTCGCTGGGGGAGGAGAAGCTTCGGCTCTATACTGCGCTGTTGACGTCGCCCAAGCCGGATCAAGATAACTTCTTGTGA